One stretch of Flavobacterium sp. 9 DNA includes these proteins:
- a CDS encoding ribonuclease E/G — MNKELIIRSSSEAVDFALLKDGKLIELHKEEEKSNFQVGDIFIAKIRKPVAGLNAAFVNVGFEKDAFLHYHDLGPNLASQLKFIKLVSAGKLKDFSLKTFQFEKEIDKDGIITDILSANQSVLVQVVKEPISTKGPRISAELSLAGRFIVLVPFSDRVSISQKIEDKKEKDRLKKLVLSIKPKGFGVIVRTVAEGKNVAELEKDLQNLLGRWTAMCKKLPTAHHPSKVLGELNRASSILRDVFNDTFSGIQIDDEELYHQTKEYLQEIAPSKQSIVKFYQSNDTPIFEKYNIERQIKTSFGRTVSMSKGAYLIIEHTEALHVIDVNSGNRSNKATNQEDTAMEVNMIAAAEIARQLRLRDMGGIIVVDFIDMSNPENRKVLFDFLREEMSDDKAKHKILPPSKFGLVQITRQRVRPEVNIKTREEDPNNEHGEIEAPILIIDKITSDLERLLKTHNKVVLNTHPFVAAYLSKGFPSLRSKWFFEHKKWVKIIPRDAYTYLEYHFYDKKGNVISE; from the coding sequence GTGAATAAAGAATTAATCATTAGATCTAGTTCTGAAGCAGTAGATTTTGCCTTATTAAAAGATGGAAAACTAATTGAATTACACAAAGAAGAAGAAAAAAGCAACTTTCAGGTTGGTGATATTTTTATTGCCAAAATCAGAAAACCAGTTGCCGGACTTAACGCTGCTTTTGTAAATGTAGGCTTCGAAAAAGATGCCTTTTTACATTATCACGATTTGGGTCCAAATTTAGCTTCCCAACTGAAATTCATAAAACTTGTAAGCGCAGGTAAATTAAAAGATTTCTCCCTAAAAACCTTTCAGTTTGAAAAAGAGATTGACAAAGATGGCATCATTACTGATATTTTAAGTGCCAATCAATCTGTCTTAGTTCAAGTAGTTAAAGAACCTATATCGACCAAAGGTCCAAGAATAAGCGCTGAGCTTTCATTGGCAGGAAGATTTATTGTTCTCGTTCCGTTTTCTGACCGTGTTTCTATTTCTCAAAAAATAGAAGACAAAAAGGAAAAGGATCGTTTAAAAAAACTTGTTCTATCGATCAAACCTAAAGGATTTGGTGTTATTGTTCGCACAGTAGCCGAAGGCAAAAACGTAGCCGAATTAGAAAAAGATTTGCAGAACCTGCTTGGCAGATGGACTGCAATGTGTAAAAAATTACCAACTGCTCATCATCCCTCAAAAGTATTAGGAGAACTCAACAGAGCCTCTTCGATATTAAGAGATGTATTCAACGATACCTTTAGCGGTATACAAATAGATGATGAAGAGTTGTACCATCAAACGAAGGAATATCTGCAAGAAATTGCACCTTCAAAACAATCGATTGTTAAGTTTTATCAATCAAATGACACTCCAATTTTCGAGAAATACAATATAGAGAGACAAATCAAAACTTCATTTGGACGTACAGTCTCCATGAGTAAAGGCGCATATCTTATTATAGAACACACTGAAGCTCTTCACGTTATAGACGTAAACAGCGGAAACCGTTCGAATAAGGCGACTAATCAGGAAGACACCGCCATGGAAGTAAATATGATCGCTGCCGCTGAAATTGCCAGACAACTTCGTTTGCGTGATATGGGCGGAATAATCGTAGTTGATTTTATCGATATGTCTAATCCTGAAAACAGGAAGGTTTTGTTCGACTTCTTGCGAGAAGAAATGAGCGACGATAAAGCAAAGCATAAAATCTTACCGCCTAGTAAATTTGGTTTAGTTCAAATTACCAGACAACGCGTAAGACCAGAAGTTAATATTAAAACCAGAGAAGAAGATCCAAACAATGAGCATGGCGAAATTGAAGCGCCAATTTTAATCATTGATAAAATCACCTCTGACTTAGAAAGACTTTTAAAAACCCACAATAAAGTTGTGCTTAACACACATCCGTTTGTGGCTGCATACCTCAGTAAAGGTTTTCCATCATTACGTTCAAAATGGTTTTTTGAACATAAGAAATGGGTGAAAATCATACCTCGTGACGCTTACACGTACTTAGAATACCATTTCTATGATAAAAAAGGAAATGTTATTTCAGAATAA
- a CDS encoding HU family DNA-binding protein — protein MTKADIVAKISEKLGLEKGDVQATVETFMEEVKTSLETGDNVYLRGFGSFIVKTRAEKTGRNISKNTTIKIPAHNIPAFKPAKVFVEGVKTNNEAK, from the coding sequence ATGACGAAAGCAGATATCGTAGCGAAAATTTCAGAGAAACTAGGTCTTGAAAAAGGAGATGTTCAAGCAACAGTAGAAACTTTTATGGAAGAAGTTAAAACTTCATTAGAAACTGGAGACAATGTTTACCTAAGAGGATTTGGTAGTTTTATTGTAAAAACCAGAGCTGAAAAAACAGGTAGAAACATTTCTAAAAACACCACTATCAAAATTCCAGCACACAACATTCCTGCTTTTAAACCTGCAAAAGTTTTTGTAGAGGGAGTAAAAACGAATAACGAAGCAAAATAA
- the mutY gene encoding A/G-specific adenine glycosylase has translation MNFSNILIKWYLQNKRDLPWRKTTNPYHIWLSEIMLQQTRVAQGMPYFFAFTEEFPTVFDLANASEEQVLKLWQGLGYYSRARNLHKTSQFVANELNGVFPDTYKDLLKLKGVGEYTAAAVASFSYNEVVPVVDGNVFRVLSRYFDIESDIAAPATKKEFTELAYELMPKDNPAIFNQAIMEFGALQCVPKSPDCNVCVFNDSCAALQKKKVSVLPVKSKKVKVTNRFFNYLILEDVLGNTLIQKRTAKGIWHNLYEFPLLETTEIVGFDFVSNAAQNEIFSSYTILGIEECSETTVIHKLSHQHLHIQFWKVKINEIIVNGLNTTDLKNFPFPIVIYNFIEKQEINC, from the coding sequence ATGAATTTTTCTAACATATTGATAAAATGGTATTTACAAAACAAACGTGATTTGCCGTGGCGAAAAACGACCAATCCATACCATATTTGGCTCTCAGAAATTATGTTGCAACAGACTAGAGTTGCGCAAGGAATGCCATATTTTTTTGCTTTTACGGAGGAATTTCCTACCGTTTTTGATTTGGCAAATGCCTCAGAAGAGCAGGTTTTGAAACTTTGGCAGGGATTAGGGTATTATTCTCGCGCCAGAAATCTGCATAAAACGTCTCAATTTGTCGCAAATGAGCTCAATGGAGTTTTTCCTGATACCTATAAAGATTTATTAAAATTAAAAGGTGTTGGCGAATATACCGCTGCAGCAGTTGCTTCTTTTTCTTATAATGAAGTGGTTCCTGTTGTTGATGGAAACGTATTTCGAGTACTTTCTCGTTATTTTGATATAGAATCTGATATCGCTGCGCCTGCAACAAAAAAAGAATTTACAGAACTGGCTTACGAATTAATGCCAAAAGATAATCCTGCGATATTTAATCAGGCAATAATGGAGTTTGGCGCTTTGCAATGCGTGCCTAAAAGTCCGGATTGTAATGTTTGTGTCTTTAATGATAGTTGTGCGGCTTTACAAAAAAAGAAAGTTTCTGTTTTGCCTGTGAAATCAAAAAAGGTAAAAGTGACAAATCGTTTCTTTAATTATTTGATTCTGGAAGATGTTTTAGGGAATACTTTAATTCAGAAAAGAACGGCAAAAGGAATCTGGCACAATTTATATGAGTTTCCTCTTTTGGAGACGACTGAAATTGTTGGTTTTGATTTTGTTTCAAACGCAGCTCAAAACGAGATTTTTTCTTCTTATACTATATTAGGTATAGAAGAGTGTAGTGAAACGACTGTAATTCATAAACTTTCGCATCAACATCTTCATATTCAGTTCTGGAAAGTAAAAATTAACGAAATAATTGTTAATGGTCTGAATACTACTGACTTGAAAAATTTTCCTTTTCCAATTGTGATTTATAATTTTATCGAAAAGCAAGAAATAAATTGCTAA
- a CDS encoding single-stranded DNA-binding protein — protein MNGTLNKVMLIGHLGDDVKMHYFDGGNCIGRFQLATNEVYINKTTNEKITSTEWHNLVVRNKAAEICEKYLSKGDKIYIEGRIKSRQWQAEDGTTKYTTEIQVTEFTFLTTKKETGNHRPNHDSESPKSTNFDAANEGLPINDLPF, from the coding sequence ATGAACGGAACATTAAATAAAGTAATGCTAATAGGCCATTTAGGAGACGATGTTAAAATGCATTATTTTGATGGCGGAAATTGCATTGGGCGTTTTCAGCTTGCTACAAATGAAGTTTATATTAATAAAACGACTAACGAAAAAATAACTTCAACAGAATGGCACAATTTAGTTGTGCGCAATAAAGCTGCTGAAATTTGTGAAAAATATTTGTCTAAAGGAGATAAAATATATATTGAAGGACGTATAAAATCTCGTCAATGGCAAGCTGAAGATGGTACAACCAAATATACCACCGAAATTCAGGTTACCGAGTTTACTTTCTTGACTACCAAAAAAGAAACTGGAAATCATAGACCAAATCACGATTCAGAATCGCCAAAAAGTACTAACTTTGACGCGGCTAACGAAGGCTTGCCTATTAATGACTTGCCTTTTTGA
- a CDS encoding gliding motility-associated protein GldE, translating to MDPEPSLLLSTTLDINLIIGFVGIFILLFLSAIVSGAEVALFSLSQKDIDDALNENLPKGKIISNLLDKPKKLLATLLVANNFLNIGVVILFSFIGQNIFDQIDSPVLKFILEVILVTFLILLFAEVLPKVYASRNNIKFAKRVAYPIAVLDKVLSPISLPMRSITLYLQNKLGKQKNSFSINQLSQALELTDSEGTSSEEQKILEGIVSFGNTDTKQVMSPRIDIFALEISETFKSIYPKIIEKGFSRIPVYRDNIDQIEGVLFVKDLLPHIDKEEFDWTALMRKAFFVPENKKLDNLLKDFQSLKSHLAIVVDEYGGTSGLVSLEDVIEEIVGDISDEFDDENLNFSQIDERNFLFEGKINMKDFYRIIDVNEDIFESHKGEAETLAGFILEILGNFPKKDQKVAFENCVFTIETVDKKRIKQIKVTID from the coding sequence TTGGACCCAGAGCCCAGTTTACTCTTATCTACCACTCTAGACATCAATTTAATAATTGGTTTTGTCGGAATATTTATTTTGCTGTTTTTGTCGGCAATTGTTTCAGGTGCCGAAGTAGCACTTTTTTCACTATCTCAAAAAGACATTGATGATGCCTTGAATGAGAATCTTCCGAAAGGAAAAATTATCTCAAATCTTTTAGATAAACCCAAAAAATTACTTGCAACATTATTGGTTGCTAATAATTTCCTGAATATTGGAGTGGTTATTTTGTTCTCCTTTATCGGACAAAATATCTTTGACCAAATTGATTCACCGGTTTTAAAATTTATTTTAGAAGTAATTCTTGTTACTTTTCTGATTTTATTATTTGCAGAAGTTTTGCCTAAAGTTTACGCAAGCCGAAACAATATAAAGTTTGCAAAACGCGTTGCTTATCCAATTGCTGTTTTAGACAAAGTATTATCGCCAATAAGTTTGCCAATGCGCAGTATTACATTGTATTTGCAGAATAAATTAGGGAAACAAAAGAATAGTTTTTCGATAAATCAGCTTTCACAAGCGCTAGAGTTAACAGATTCTGAAGGAACATCAAGCGAGGAACAAAAAATATTAGAAGGAATTGTTTCTTTTGGAAATACAGACACAAAACAGGTTATGAGTCCAAGAATTGATATTTTTGCATTAGAAATATCAGAAACATTTAAATCGATTTATCCTAAGATAATTGAAAAAGGGTTTTCGAGAATTCCTGTTTATCGTGATAATATTGATCAGATAGAAGGCGTTTTATTCGTAAAAGATTTATTGCCTCATATTGATAAAGAAGAGTTTGACTGGACAGCTTTAATGAGAAAAGCATTTTTTGTTCCTGAGAATAAAAAATTAGACAATTTATTGAAGGATTTTCAAAGTCTTAAAAGCCATTTGGCAATTGTGGTTGATGAATATGGAGGAACCTCAGGTTTGGTTTCTTTAGAAGATGTAATCGAGGAAATTGTTGGAGATATAAGCGATGAATTTGACGATGAAAATTTGAATTTTTCCCAGATTGATGAAAGAAATTTTCTTTTTGAAGGAAAAATTAACATGAAAGATTTCTACAGAATAATCGATGTCAATGAAGATATTTTTGAATCTCATAAAGGAGAAGCAGAAACTTTGGCGGGTTTTATTTTAGAAATTTTGGGTAATTTCCCTAAAAAAGATCAAAAAGTAGCTTTTGAAAACTGTGTTTTTACAATAGAAACAGTTGATAAAAAACGTATAAAACAAATAAAAGTAACAATAGATTAA
- the gldD gene encoding gliding motility lipoprotein GldD — protein sequence MLKRLFSVATILLTLTVLSCKDDVVPKPASFLRLDYPEAKYVNFANNCPFSFEMNENAVIKGEKDCGFAITYPKMKATIYLTYKPVNGDIQKLLKDAQKLTYEHVIKADDILEQPYLNPQKKVYGMFYQVDGNAATNSQFYVTDSTKHFITGSVYFYAKPNFDSVMPAASYIKNDMQRLMETLKWK from the coding sequence ATGCTTAAAAGATTATTTTCGGTAGCGACAATTTTACTAACATTAACCGTTTTGAGTTGTAAAGATGATGTGGTGCCAAAGCCTGCAAGTTTCCTACGCTTAGATTATCCCGAAGCGAAGTATGTTAATTTTGCAAATAATTGTCCGTTTAGTTTCGAAATGAACGAAAATGCGGTTATTAAAGGAGAAAAAGATTGTGGATTTGCAATTACATATCCTAAAATGAAAGCGACTATTTATTTGACATATAAGCCTGTAAATGGCGATATTCAGAAGTTGCTAAAAGACGCTCAGAAATTAACTTACGAGCATGTTATTAAAGCCGATGATATATTAGAACAACCGTATTTAAACCCACAAAAAAAAGTTTACGGAATGTTTTATCAAGTTGACGGAAATGCGGCTACAAACTCGCAATTTTACGTAACAGACAGTACAAAACATTTTATAACAGGATCGGTTTATTTTTATGCTAAACCTAATTTTGATTCTGTTATGCCAGCAGCAAGTTATATCAAAAATGATATGCAAAGGCTTATGGAAACATTAAAGTGGAAATAA
- a CDS encoding VOC family protein — protein MDLKFSHIDILVNDLEVACDYYAKIFKAEISKTFTWQRDELHVTYAVVKMSQERFMLVQPFSGNLKNLLDSKGEGTIYRHCYSTPDIEAAFDELVASGVQPEDENGNALSRESLNSPSGVRIIWLPKRFGEFSIEILEEAGLHEFINEAFSAS, from the coding sequence ATGGACCTTAAATTTAGTCACATAGATATTTTAGTTAACGACCTGGAAGTGGCTTGTGACTATTATGCAAAAATCTTTAAAGCCGAGATTTCAAAAACATTCACTTGGCAAAGAGACGAACTACATGTCACTTATGCCGTTGTAAAAATGAGTCAGGAACGTTTTATGCTTGTGCAGCCTTTCTCTGGAAATCTAAAAAATTTGCTGGATTCAAAAGGCGAAGGAACGATTTATCGCCATTGTTATTCGACTCCGGATATCGAAGCTGCTTTTGACGAATTGGTCGCTTCTGGCGTTCAACCGGAAGATGAAAATGGAAATGCTTTATCACGAGAAAGTCTTAACTCACCAAGTGGCGTTAGAATTATCTGGCTTCCAAAACGTTTTGGAGAATTTTCGATCGAAATACTTGAAGAAGCAGGACTTCATGAATTCATAAACGAAGCTTTTTCAGCTTCCTAA
- a CDS encoding heavy-metal-associated domain-containing protein, translating to MKFTKIVASLAIASLVFVSCKKEEDKNLANIKPIETASKEHKAIAAENVQTASFEIEGMTCAMGCAKTIEKELSNLEGVEKATVDFDKKTATVVFDKTVLNQENLTKTVQATGDGKTYKVSNIKS from the coding sequence ATGAAATTCACAAAAATCGTAGCATCATTAGCAATTGCAAGTTTAGTATTTGTAAGCTGCAAAAAAGAAGAAGATAAAAATTTAGCCAATATAAAACCGATAGAAACAGCTTCAAAAGAACACAAAGCGATTGCAGCCGAAAATGTACAAACGGCAAGTTTCGAAATCGAAGGAATGACTTGCGCAATGGGATGTGCAAAAACTATCGAAAAAGAATTATCGAATCTTGAAGGAGTAGAAAAAGCAACTGTTGATTTTGACAAAAAAACTGCTACTGTTGTATTTGACAAAACGGTTCTAAATCAAGAAAACTTAACCAAAACTGTTCAGGCAACTGGAGACGGAAAAACGTATAAGGTTTCGAATATTAAATCGTAA
- a CDS encoding DMT family transporter, whose product MDAKQLKWAYLLVLSLIWGSSFILIKRGLVGLTAVQVGSFRIIFAALFLLIVGFKSLKKISRRQWKFVAITSLFGTFTPAYLFAIAETEVDSSIVAILNSLTPLNTLVLGIIVFGIQFQKRQVLGVFVGLIGCLLLVLSGASSHPGQNYYYVILVVIATLCYAINVNLIKKYLSDLNSLSITTGNFAVLLLPALIILSTTDITQRISFEATQHSILFVMILGVLGTGIANVLFFKLIQMSSPVFATSVTYLIPIVAFFWGLLDNEMLTPIQFFGAFIILIGVYLSAKKS is encoded by the coding sequence ATGGATGCAAAACAATTAAAGTGGGCTTATTTATTGGTTCTTTCGCTAATTTGGGGAAGTTCTTTTATTTTAATCAAAAGAGGATTAGTAGGCTTAACTGCGGTTCAGGTTGGTTCGTTCCGAATTATTTTTGCAGCACTATTTTTGTTGATTGTTGGTTTTAAAAGTTTGAAGAAAATTTCGCGTCGTCAATGGAAATTTGTTGCGATAACGTCACTTTTTGGAACTTTTACACCGGCATATCTTTTTGCAATTGCAGAAACTGAAGTTGATAGTTCGATCGTAGCTATTTTAAATTCGCTTACGCCTTTAAATACTTTAGTTCTGGGAATTATTGTTTTTGGAATCCAATTTCAAAAACGTCAGGTTCTTGGAGTTTTTGTTGGACTTATTGGATGTTTGTTACTAGTTTTAAGCGGAGCTTCATCACATCCTGGGCAAAATTATTATTATGTAATTCTGGTTGTAATTGCAACGCTTTGTTATGCGATAAATGTCAATTTGATCAAGAAATATTTATCCGATTTAAATTCCCTAAGTATTACAACAGGAAACTTTGCTGTTTTGCTTTTACCAGCTTTAATTATCTTAAGTACAACCGATATTACGCAAAGAATAAGTTTTGAAGCAACACAACATTCTATTTTATTCGTAATGATTTTGGGGGTTTTAGGAACCGGAATCGCGAATGTTTTGTTCTTTAAATTAATCCAAATGTCATCGCCGGTTTTTGCAACATCGGTAACCTATTTAATTCCGATAGTAGCATTTTTCTGGGGATTATTAGATAACGAAATGCTCACACCAATTCAGTTTTTTGGAGCGTTTATTATCTTGATTGGAGTTTATTTATCGGCGAAGAAAAGCTAA